Within the Thiohalobacter sp. IOR34 genome, the region GATCACCGTCAGGCGGTCTTCGAACTGCTCGACCTCTATGCCCGCGACCGCATGGGCGAGGACCATCCGCTGGACCCGGCCCTGCAGCCGGCGCTGATCGACGGCCTGCGACGGGCCGGGGCACTGGTGCTGCTGGCCTTCGACGACGGCACCGCGGTCGGTCTGCTGATCGGCTTCGAGGCTTTCTCCACCTTCAATGCCCGTCCGCTGCTCAACGTCCACGACCTGGCGGTCCGTCCGGGCTACCGCGGCCACGGCATCGGCCGACGGCTGCTGGAAAGCGCCGAGGAGATCGCACGCCAACGCGGTTACTGCAAACTGACGCTGGAGGTACGCATCGACAACGAGGCCGCCCAGCACCTGTACCGCAGCTTCGGTTTCCGCGACTGCCGGCCGCCGATGTGGTTCTGGCACAAACCGCTCTAGCTAGCTAGCCCGCCTCCTGCACCAAGGATTCGATTCTCGGGGCGGATCGGACTGAAATCGAACAGGCGCAAAGCGTAACCTGCCTGCGCGGGTCTTGCATGGCATCGCCTTCCCGCCCGCTTGTACCTATAATCAAAACGACACTGGTACAGCAAAGGGAGATCAGCGCCATG harbors:
- a CDS encoding GNAT family N-acetyltransferase, which gives rise to MIETAELEREDHRQAVFELLDLYARDRMGEDHPLDPALQPALIDGLRRAGALVLLAFDDGTAVGLLIGFEAFSTFNARPLLNVHDLAVRPGYRGHGIGRRLLESAEEIARQRGYCKLTLEVRIDNEAAQHLYRSFGFRDCRPPMWFWHKPL